In one Campylobacter insulaenigrae NCTC 12927 genomic region, the following are encoded:
- the rplQ gene encoding 50S ribosomal protein L17, producing MRHRHGYRKLGRTSTHRAALLKNLTIAIIKAGKIETTLPKAKELRGYVERLITRARKGDFNAHRAVFASLQDKEATNKLVTEIAPKYTDRNGGYTRIIKTRTRRGDAAEMAFIEFVA from the coding sequence ATGAGACATAGACATGGATATAGAAAATTGGGCCGCACTTCAACTCATCGTGCTGCTTTATTAAAAAATCTTACCATTGCTATTATTAAGGCTGGTAAAATAGAAACAACATTACCTAAAGCAAAAGAATTAAGAGGTTATGTTGAGAGATTAATTACTCGTGCAAGAAAAGGTGACTTTAATGCACATAGAGCTGTATTTGCAAGCTTACAAGATAAAGAAGCTACTAATAAACTTGTTACAGAAATAGCACCAAAATATACTGATAGAAATGGTGGTTATACAAGAATTATTAAAACTAGAACTCGTCGTGGTGATGCCGCTGAAATGGCATTTATTGAGTTTGTAGCTTAA
- the hisG gene encoding ATP phosphoribosyltransferase — protein MQENSRLRIAIQKSGRLSKDSIALLESIGVKLRIHDQSLIAFSTNLPIDLLRVRDDDIPGLIFDGVVDLGIVGENVLEENELERKSKHEISEYKMLKKLDFGGCRLSLALPENIEYKGIESFKNLRIATSYPQLLRRFMKENDIPYKTCMLTGSVEVAPSANLADGICDLVSSGATLKANGLKEVMVIYKSKACIVQKQEELTSQKQELIDKLLIRINGVIQARESKYIMLHAPIEKLEKITALLPGVEKPTILPLENDKARVALHMVSQENLFWETMEALKKEGATAILVLPIEKMLS, from the coding sequence ATGCAAGAAAATTCAAGATTACGTATCGCTATACAAAAATCAGGAAGATTAAGTAAAGATTCTATTGCTTTACTTGAATCTATAGGTGTAAAACTTCGCATACATGATCAAAGCTTAATCGCATTTTCTACAAATTTACCTATTGATCTTTTAAGAGTAAGAGATGATGATATACCAGGACTTATTTTTGATGGAGTTGTTGATCTTGGTATAGTAGGTGAAAATGTTTTAGAAGAAAATGAATTAGAAAGAAAATCAAAGCACGAAATATCAGAATACAAAATGCTTAAAAAGCTTGATTTTGGTGGATGTAGATTGTCGCTTGCTTTGCCAGAAAATATCGAGTATAAAGGTATAGAAAGTTTTAAAAATTTACGCATAGCTACTTCTTATCCTCAGCTTTTAAGACGTTTTATGAAAGAAAATGATATTCCATATAAGACTTGTATGCTTACAGGTTCGGTTGAAGTCGCTCCAAGTGCTAATTTGGCTGATGGAATTTGTGATTTAGTTTCAAGTGGAGCTACATTAAAAGCTAATGGATTAAAAGAAGTTATGGTAATTTATAAATCTAAAGCTTGTATTGTGCAAAAACAAGAAGAACTAACTTCGCAAAAACAAGAATTAATAGATAAATTACTTATACGTATAAATGGTGTGATACAAGCTAGAGAGTCAAAGTATATTATGTTACATGCACCTATTGAAAAGTTGGAAAAAATTACAGCCTTACTGCCAGGTGTTGAAAAACCTACAATTTTACCTTTGGAAAACGATAAAGCAAGAGTTGCTTTGCATATGGTAAGCCAAGAAAATCTTTTTTGGGAAACTATGGAAGCTTTAAAAAAAGAAGGGGCAACTGCCATTTTAGTCTTGCCTATAGAAAAAATGCTCTCTTAA
- a CDS encoding histidinal dehydrogenase / histidinol dehydrogenase, whose translation MQILKFQNLNSKEQEQALKRPAMSANAEVKVIVEGILKEVKEKGDEALKEMALKFDKTKLDAIKLTQDELENLASKVDDELKMAIQIAYENIYKFHKAQEGEVIQVQTFEGVTCKVLTRAIEKVGLYIPGGLAPLFSTALMLTIPAKIAKCKHIALASPAPLHPAIAFVAKLCDVDEVYQMGGAGAIAAFAYGTQSVVKVDKIFGPGNAFVTEAKKQVNNNGVAIDMQAGPSEVLVLADEKANAKFIASDLLSQAEHGVDSQALLVCVDENLAKNVYDEVFLQLEKLSRKEIAKKSIENSKIIIAKDLKNAIDISNQYAPEHLIIHTQDPHYVLDKILHAGSVFLGEYSPESMGDYASGTNHVLPTYGLTKAYSSLGLADFMKRMTVQELSKEGFKALGPIVEILAAAEGLDAHKNAVSIRLESLK comes from the coding sequence ATGCAGATATTAAAATTTCAAAATCTAAACTCTAAAGAACAAGAACAAGCTTTAAAGCGTCCTGCTATGAGTGCTAATGCAGAAGTTAAGGTTATAGTTGAAGGTATTCTCAAAGAAGTCAAGGAAAAAGGCGATGAAGCCCTTAAAGAGATGGCTTTAAAATTCGATAAAACAAAACTAGATGCTATAAAATTAACTCAAGATGAGTTAGAAAATTTAGCTTCCAAAGTTGATGATGAGTTAAAAATGGCCATTCAAATAGCTTATGAAAATATATATAAATTTCACAAAGCCCAAGAAGGTGAAGTTATACAAGTGCAAACTTTTGAAGGAGTAACTTGTAAAGTATTAACTAGAGCCATAGAAAAAGTAGGACTTTATATACCAGGAGGATTAGCACCTTTGTTTTCTACTGCTTTGATGCTTACAATTCCAGCAAAAATCGCAAAATGTAAGCATATAGCTTTAGCTTCACCTGCACCATTGCATCCAGCTATTGCTTTTGTAGCAAAACTTTGCGATGTAGATGAAGTTTATCAAATGGGTGGTGCAGGTGCCATAGCTGCATTTGCGTATGGTACTCAAAGTGTAGTAAAAGTAGATAAAATTTTTGGTCCAGGTAATGCTTTTGTAACTGAAGCAAAAAAGCAAGTAAATAATAACGGCGTAGCTATAGATATGCAAGCAGGACCTTCAGAGGTGTTAGTTTTAGCCGATGAAAAGGCTAATGCTAAATTTATAGCATCTGATTTACTTTCTCAAGCTGAGCATGGGGTAGATTCTCAAGCACTTTTAGTGTGTGTAGATGAGAATTTAGCTAAAAATGTTTACGATGAAGTTTTTTTGCAACTTGAAAAGCTTTCTAGAAAAGAAATTGCAAAAAAATCCATAGAAAATTCCAAAATCATCATAGCAAAAGATCTAAAAAATGCTATAGATATTTCAAATCAATACGCTCCAGAACATTTGATAATCCATACCCAAGATCCTCATTATGTACTTGATAAAATTTTGCACGCAGGTTCAGTGTTTTTAGGTGAGTATTCTCCTGAGTCTATGGGTGATTATGCAAGTGGAACAAATCATGTTTTACCAACTTATGGTTTAACGAAAGCTTATTCTTCTTTAGGACTTGCTGATTTTATGAAAAGAATGACAGTGCAAGAGCTTAGCAAAGAAGGCTTTAAAGCACTTGGACCTATAGTGGAAATTTTAGCAGCAGCTGAAGGACTTGATGCTCACAAAAATGCCGTAAGCATAAGATTAGAAAGCTTAAAATGA
- the hisB gene encoding bifunctional histidinol-phosphatase/imidazoleglycerol-phosphate dehydratase HisB: MKSKILFIDRDGTLIDEPKSDFQIDSLEKLEFEKGAINALLKLKNYGFKFVMITNQDGLGTDSFPINSFELPHKKMLNIFQSCGIGFKDIFICPHFEHENCACRKPKTAMLENYIKNELFDKNQSFVIGDRQSDMLLAKNLQIQGLKYDKIDFNWEQICEYILKHFRNANITRNTKETQIQVKLAFNDTPKSDIDTGIAFFDHMLEQISTHANISLELKCKGDLEIDEHHSVEDIALTLGEAIKKALGDKIGIARYGFTLPMDECLASCAIDFCNRPHLIYKAKFKKEKLGELSTEMIEHFFYSLSYAMGASLHLKVKGKNDHHKAEGLFKAFARALKMAIKIENENLASSKGVI; this comes from the coding sequence ATGAAATCTAAAATTTTATTTATAGATAGAGACGGAACTTTAATTGATGAGCCAAAAAGTGATTTTCAAATAGATTCTTTAGAGAAACTTGAATTTGAAAAAGGTGCTATTAATGCACTTTTAAAGCTTAAAAATTATGGTTTTAAATTTGTTATGATAACTAATCAAGATGGCTTGGGAACAGATTCTTTTCCTATAAATTCTTTTGAACTTCCTCATAAAAAAATGTTAAATATTTTTCAGAGTTGTGGCATAGGATTTAAAGATATTTTTATTTGCCCGCATTTTGAACATGAAAATTGTGCTTGTAGAAAACCAAAAACTGCTATGCTTGAAAACTATATTAAAAATGAGCTTTTTGATAAAAATCAAAGTTTCGTGATTGGTGATAGGCAAAGCGATATGCTTTTAGCTAAAAATCTTCAAATTCAAGGTCTAAAATATGACAAAATTGATTTTAATTGGGAGCAAATTTGTGAGTATATTTTAAAGCATTTTAGAAATGCAAATATCACTCGCAATACAAAAGAAACACAAATTCAAGTAAAGTTAGCTTTTAATGATACTCCAAAAAGTGATATTGATACAGGTATAGCTTTTTTTGATCATATGTTAGAGCAAATTTCTACACATGCAAATATTTCTTTAGAACTCAAATGCAAAGGAGATTTAGAGATAGATGAGCATCATAGTGTAGAAGATATAGCACTTACTTTAGGCGAGGCTATAAAAAAAGCATTAGGTGATAAAATAGGCATTGCAAGATATGGTTTTACTCTACCTATGGACGAGTGCTTAGCAAGTTGTGCTATTGATTTTTGCAACCGACCGCATTTAATTTATAAGGCTAAATTTAAAAAAGAAAAACTTGGAGAATTAAGCACTGAAATGATAGAACATTTTTTCTATTCATTAAGCTATGCTATGGGAGCAAGTTTGCATTTAAAAGTAAAAGGAAAAAACGATCATCACAAGGCAGAAGGACTTTTTAAAGCCTTTGCAAGAGCTTTAAAAATGGCTATAAAAATAGAAAATGAAAACCTAGCAAGCTCTAAAGGAGTGATATGA
- the hisH gene encoding imidazole glycerol phosphate synthase subunit HisH → MKVAIIDTGCANLASLQFALKRLNQESIITHDLKELSQADKLLLPGVGTAAKAMYNLKMLDLENFIQNTKKPLLGICLGMQILGEFSEELHQKTLNIIPFKTQKFEEKANYTFPHMGWNQVFSSHELFKGLNGAYFYFVHSYCVSLNAYTIAECEYSTKFSASLNKDNFYGVQFHPERSGEAGEVLLKNFIQM, encoded by the coding sequence ATGAAAGTAGCCATTATAGATACAGGTTGTGCGAATTTGGCTTCCTTGCAGTTTGCCTTAAAGCGTTTAAATCAAGAAAGTATTATCACTCATGATTTAAAAGAACTCTCGCAAGCTGATAAGCTTTTGCTTCCAGGTGTTGGTACAGCAGCAAAAGCTATGTATAATTTAAAAATGCTCGATTTAGAAAATTTTATACAAAATACCAAAAAACCACTTTTAGGTATTTGTTTAGGTATGCAAATTTTAGGAGAATTTTCAGAAGAATTGCATCAAAAAACACTTAATATCATACCTTTTAAAACGCAAAAATTTGAAGAAAAAGCAAATTATACTTTCCCGCATATGGGTTGGAATCAAGTTTTTAGCTCGCACGAACTTTTTAAAGGCTTAAATGGGGCTTATTTTTACTTTGTACATAGTTATTGTGTGAGTTTAAATGCTTATACCATAGCAGAGTGTGAGTATTCTACTAAATTTAGTGCAAGTTTAAATAAAGACAATTTTTATGGTGTGCAGTTTCATCCTGAAAGAAGTGGTGAAGCAGGCGAAGTATTGTTAAAAAATTTCATACAAATGTAG
- the hisA gene encoding 1-(5-phosphoribosyl)-5-[(5-phosphoribosylamino)methylideneamino]imidazole-4-carboxamide isomerase — MQTQIIPALDLINGKVVRLYKGDYAKKQEYSYDPLAKFKEYEAQGALWLHLVDLDGAKDPSKRQLKLIEKLALNVKVNLQIGGGIRTKDEIKALFDCGIKRVVIGSLAVKDKKFTQELLEYFGIENIVLALDSLSVNNEFFVSTDAWSKRSNESLFELLKFYKNLKHLLCTDISKDGTMSGANIALYKSLKEKFPHLSVQASGGVASLQDFKNLNGVVSGIIVGKALLDNEFSIKEAKECLQNA; from the coding sequence ATGCAAACTCAAATCATTCCAGCACTTGATTTAATCAATGGCAAAGTAGTAAGACTTTATAAAGGTGATTATGCTAAAAAACAAGAGTATTCTTATGATCCTTTAGCTAAATTTAAAGAATACGAAGCTCAGGGTGCTTTGTGGCTTCATTTAGTAGATTTAGACGGAGCAAAAGATCCTAGCAAAAGGCAGTTAAAACTCATAGAAAAATTAGCTTTAAATGTTAAAGTCAATTTACAAATAGGTGGAGGCATACGCACTAAAGATGAAATAAAAGCTTTATTTGATTGTGGTATTAAAAGAGTCGTAATAGGTTCTTTAGCTGTTAAAGATAAGAAATTTACTCAAGAGCTTTTAGAATATTTTGGTATAGAAAACATAGTTTTAGCGCTTGATAGTCTTAGTGTTAATAATGAATTTTTTGTAAGCACAGATGCGTGGAGTAAAAGGAGTAATGAAAGTTTATTTGAACTTTTAAAATTTTATAAAAATTTAAAGCATCTTTTATGTACAGATATTTCAAAAGATGGCACTATGAGCGGAGCTAATATAGCCTTATACAAAAGTTTAAAAGAAAAATTTCCACATTTAAGCGTACAAGCAAGCGGAGGTGTGGCAAGTTTGCAAGATTTTAAAAATTTAAATGGCGTAGTAAGTGGTATTATAGTAGGTAAGGCTTTGCTTGATAATGAATTTAGCATAAAGGAGGCTAAAGAATGCTTGCAAAACGCATAA
- the hisF gene encoding imidazole glycerol phosphate synthase subunit HisF, with protein MLAKRIIACLDVKDGRVVKGVQFKNHEDMGDIIELAKFYSQNGIDELVFYDISASAKNERVDRTWVSKVAQNISIPFCVAGGIKSEDDAKELLANGADKISINSPALNNPDLISHLAKSFGVQCVVVGVDTFKDENGELLVYKYTGDESKSHHSGKKTLEWIKQACELGAGEIVLNMMNQDGMKKGYDLEQLALVRKICPVPLVASGGAGAKEHFLDAFKLGLDGALAASIFHKKLIDIKELKLFLKEQGLQIRI; from the coding sequence ATGCTTGCAAAACGCATAATAGCTTGTTTAGATGTAAAAGATGGTAGGGTTGTAAAAGGCGTGCAGTTTAAAAATCACGAAGATATGGGAGATATCATAGAGCTTGCTAAATTTTACTCACAAAATGGCATTGATGAACTTGTATTTTATGATATATCTGCTTCAGCCAAAAATGAGCGTGTGGATAGGACTTGGGTAAGTAAGGTAGCTCAAAATATTTCCATACCATTTTGTGTTGCAGGGGGTATTAAAAGCGAAGATGATGCAAAAGAGCTTTTAGCAAATGGAGCAGATAAAATTTCTATTAATTCCCCTGCTTTAAATAATCCTGATTTAATTTCACATCTTGCAAAAAGCTTTGGCGTGCAGTGTGTTGTGGTGGGAGTAGATACCTTTAAAGATGAAAATGGTGAGCTTTTAGTTTATAAATACACAGGCGATGAGAGTAAATCCCATCATAGTGGCAAAAAAACTCTAGAATGGATCAAACAAGCTTGTGAGCTTGGTGCAGGTGAGATTGTGCTAAATATGATGAATCAAGATGGTATGAAAAAAGGCTATGATTTAGAACAATTAGCCTTAGTAAGAAAAATTTGCCCTGTGCCTTTAGTAGCAAGTGGTGGAGCAGGAGCTAAAGAGCATTTTTTAGACGCTTTTAAATTAGGTTTAGATGGAGCTTTAGCTGCTTCAATTTTTCATAAAAAACTTATAGATATAAAAGAATTAAAACTTTTTTTAAAAGAGCAAGGTTTGCAAATTCGCATTTAG
- the hisIE gene encoding bifunctional phosphoribosyl-AMP cyclohydrolase/phosphoribosyl-ATP diphosphatase HisIE codes for MINNEVEFIKSINWQKVDGLVPVIVQDYQSCEVLMQGFMNQEALKESFKHKKVVFYSRTKKRLWMKGEESGNFLNIIDLGLDCDKDCILVLVKPCGEVCHKGSISCFEELSKRADFVFLSRLEKLIYSRKNSSSHSSYTAELFSKGTKRIAQKVGEEGVETALAAMAKDKDELICEAADLLYHLEVLLADANLSLNDVIAKLKERNKN; via the coding sequence ATGATAAATAATGAAGTAGAATTTATAAAAAGTATAAACTGGCAAAAGGTTGATGGCTTAGTGCCTGTGATAGTGCAAGATTATCAAAGTTGTGAAGTGTTAATGCAAGGCTTTATGAATCAAGAGGCGTTAAAAGAAAGTTTCAAACATAAAAAAGTTGTCTTTTACTCACGCACTAAAAAGCGTTTGTGGATGAAAGGTGAGGAAAGTGGTAATTTTTTAAATATCATAGATTTAGGGCTTGATTGTGATAAAGATTGTATTTTAGTGCTTGTAAAACCTTGTGGAGAAGTTTGTCACAAAGGTAGTATTTCTTGTTTTGAAGAACTTTCTAAAAGGGCTGATTTTGTATTTTTATCACGCCTTGAAAAACTCATCTACTCAAGAAAAAATTCTTCTTCACATTCTTCCTATACAGCTGAACTTTTTTCAAAAGGCACTAAACGCATAGCTCAAAAAGTCGGTGAAGAAGGAGTTGAAACAGCTTTAGCAGCTATGGCTAAAGATAAAGATGAACTTATTTGCGAAGCAGCAGATTTGCTTTATCATTTAGAAGTTTTGCTAGCCGATGCAAATTTGAGTTTAAATGATGTGATTGCTAAATTAAAAGAAAGAAATAAAAATTAA
- the flgE gene encoding flagellar hook protein FlgE, with translation MMRSLWSGVSGLQAHQYAMDVEGNNIANVNTFGFKYSRADFSTLMSQTSKIATAPDGNLGGKNPMQVGLGTGVNSTTRIHSQGNVQTTDKNTDLAINGDGFFVVSNDGGVTQFFTRSGDFKTDAVGNFVDNNGYTVQGWNYNQETGQIDSSKSVEDIVIPPGMSMPARASSNVKLTANLDSGNTLGANASAKRPIFALDSTHGMREDTGTNINENDTGHTEFYTSSKTGAQVTEKGVDMGVVFNAQGEGLNLRDGQGMWVSYQDAKHTSNITMNTDLPDDVAKWQNGNYTFWGYNFNGQPVSATLDITINGTHIQATGVGKDTFINAINAKTAETGVTASIVGGKITFTNKNDIGTTGKTKNIDIQIGPNNNAGAQVTTRNLPIVGGGAPTQANFVAHVANGGRNGAWLGIVGAGNTNAVMNRQVVTAHEYIYSTNNVDIGPNPDPNAQQQQNANMPQANGQRTFHTTEDLRELMQRDARFAVDYNGDGQIQNWVAGAGVGADENANVKVTVEKDGRFKIVNPNDPGAKDMTFKVTGYSNETNKIATNDKFTSMFSAFDGNFNAGKDEKFSQDMYLSAHTASIEIFDSLGSKHELTVQFTKQVKTADGGAEWSIIISVPEPAQINFAGNGAPGNIVVGNLRFGNDGSLQSYTPNVLNFTGNNGSKPNQVVKLDFGTTGAFDGLTSYDKDSATTKQETDGYTGGNLKPDALRTDENGYVYGEFTNGKTLALAKVALATFPNNMGLEEMGSNLFKATANSGTATIGHAGEGGRGGLKSSAIEMSNVDLSRSLTQLIVIQRGYQASSKTITTSDQLLNTLLQLKQ, from the coding sequence ATGATGAGGTCTCTATGGTCTGGAGTTTCAGGACTTCAAGCACACCAATACGCTATGGATGTAGAGGGAAACAACATAGCCAATGTTAATACTTTCGGGTTTAAATATTCTCGTGCAGATTTTTCTACACTTATGAGTCAAACTTCGAAGATAGCAACCGCTCCAGATGGAAATTTAGGTGGTAAAAATCCTATGCAAGTAGGACTTGGTACAGGTGTAAATTCTACTACTAGAATTCATTCTCAAGGTAATGTTCAAACTACAGATAAAAATACAGACTTAGCTATAAATGGAGATGGATTCTTCGTCGTATCTAATGATGGTGGTGTAACTCAGTTTTTTACTCGTTCAGGAGACTTTAAAACTGATGCTGTAGGAAATTTCGTAGATAATAACGGCTACACAGTTCAAGGCTGGAATTATAATCAAGAAACAGGTCAGATTGATTCTTCTAAATCAGTAGAAGATATAGTGATACCACCTGGTATGAGTATGCCTGCTAGAGCTAGTTCTAATGTAAAACTCACAGCAAATCTTGATAGTGGTAACACTTTAGGTGCGAATGCTTCAGCTAAACGCCCTATATTTGCACTTGACTCAACTCATGGAATGAGAGAAGATACAGGAACAAATATAAATGAAAATGATACGGGTCATACAGAATTTTATACTTCATCTAAAACAGGAGCACAAGTTACTGAAAAGGGTGTGGATATGGGTGTAGTGTTTAATGCTCAAGGTGAGGGCTTAAATTTACGCGATGGTCAGGGTATGTGGGTAAGCTACCAAGATGCTAAACATACTTCTAATATTACGATGAATACTGATTTACCTGATGATGTTGCAAAATGGCAAAATGGAAATTATACTTTTTGGGGTTATAATTTTAATGGACAACCTGTTTCAGCTACTTTAGATATTACTATAAACGGAACGCATATTCAAGCTACAGGTGTAGGTAAGGATACTTTCATCAATGCTATTAATGCTAAGACAGCTGAAACTGGTGTAACTGCTTCTATAGTAGGTGGAAAAATAACTTTTACAAATAAAAATGATATAGGAACTACAGGGAAAACTAAAAATATTGATATTCAAATTGGACCAAATAATAATGCAGGAGCACAAGTAACTACTCGAAATTTACCTATAGTTGGTGGTGGTGCTCCAACACAAGCTAACTTTGTAGCGCATGTAGCAAATGGTGGTCGTAATGGAGCTTGGCTTGGAATTGTTGGGGCTGGTAATACTAATGCTGTAATGAATAGACAAGTTGTTACAGCACATGAATATATTTATAGCACCAATAATGTAGATATAGGTCCAAATCCAGATCCTAATGCACAGCAACAACAAAATGCAAATATGCCTCAAGCTAATGGTCAAAGAACCTTCCATACTACTGAAGATTTAAGAGAATTAATGCAAAGAGATGCTAGATTTGCAGTAGATTATAATGGGGATGGACAAATACAAAACTGGGTAGCTGGTGCGGGTGTTGGCGCTGATGAAAATGCTAATGTAAAAGTAACAGTAGAAAAAGATGGTAGATTTAAAATAGTAAATCCTAATGATCCTGGTGCTAAAGATATGACTTTTAAAGTTACCGGCTATTCTAATGAAACTAATAAAATAGCTACAAATGACAAATTTACTTCCATGTTTAGTGCTTTTGATGGAAATTTTAATGCCGGAAAAGATGAAAAATTCTCTCAAGATATGTATCTTTCAGCTCATACTGCTAGTATAGAAATTTTTGACTCATTAGGAAGTAAGCATGAATTAACAGTGCAATTTACAAAGCAAGTAAAAACTGCTGATGGTGGAGCTGAATGGTCTATCATCATATCAGTACCTGAACCTGCACAGATTAATTTTGCTGGTAATGGTGCACCAGGAAATATAGTAGTAGGAAATTTAAGATTTGGTAATGATGGCTCACTTCAAAGCTATACTCCAAATGTTTTAAATTTTACAGGAAATAACGGCTCAAAACCAAACCAAGTAGTAAAACTTGATTTTGGAACAACAGGGGCTTTTGATGGCTTAACAAGTTATGATAAAGATTCAGCTACAACAAAGCAAGAAACAGATGGCTACACAGGGGGAAATTTAAAACCAGATGCATTAAGAACAGATGAAAATGGTTATGTGTATGGAGAATTTACTAATGGTAAAACTCTAGCTTTAGCTAAAGTAGCACTTGCAACTTTCCCAAATAATATGGGTCTTGAAGAAATGGGTAGTAATCTTTTCAAAGCTACAGCAAATTCAGGAACGGCTACTATAGGTCACGCAGGTGAAGGCGGTAGAGGAGGCTTAAAATCTTCTGCTATAGAAATGTCAAATGTGGATTTGAGTCGTTCTTTAACTCAGCTTATAGTTATACAAAGAGGATATCAAGCAAGTTCTAAAACAATCACTACAAGTGATCAGCTTTTAAATACTTTGCTTCAATTAAAACAATAA
- a CDS encoding multidrug effflux MFS transporter, with the protein MQKRTQIQGLDKLKLIIILAFLSAIAPLSTDMYLPALNEVEKSFQTNSFYTQLSLASFFIAFSLGQLFYGPLSDVFGRKKPLYIGLFLFISSSIACVLVDSIHVFIALRFFEALGGCVGVVVARAIVNDLFELKEAAGIYALMMVFTSLAPMLSPTFGGILLQFFSWRSIFFTLFILGFVLFLLVIFVLKESNHNTQGKKFNHKEVLKSYKITLKDRRFNVYLLCGNLIFAGFFAYLTGSSFVFTRVFELSEQQYAALFGIHALGFLISAKINAKMALKYSPYYILPRALIAITFLTFLLIIGATFDLGFFAFELPLIFIIASLGFILPNTTALAMSRSKQNAGSASALLGSTQFAMAGIMAFVVSVLNANTPILLAIILGICTFLALTSYLSLINKRKLNKLIRRLSVRNHA; encoded by the coding sequence ATGCAAAAACGCACGCAAATTCAAGGTTTAGACAAATTAAAACTCATCATTATACTAGCATTTTTATCAGCCATAGCTCCTTTATCGACAGATATGTATTTGCCTGCTTTAAATGAAGTAGAAAAAAGTTTTCAAACAAATTCTTTTTACACTCAGTTATCTTTAGCAAGCTTTTTTATAGCTTTTTCTTTAGGTCAGCTTTTTTATGGACCATTAAGCGATGTATTTGGTAGAAAAAAACCTTTGTATATAGGGCTTTTTTTATTTATCTCTTCAAGTATAGCTTGTGTGCTAGTAGATTCTATCCATGTTTTTATAGCCTTGCGTTTTTTCGAAGCCTTAGGAGGTTGCGTGGGAGTAGTAGTTGCAAGAGCTATTGTCAATGATTTATTTGAACTCAAAGAAGCTGCTGGAATTTATGCTTTGATGATGGTTTTTACTTCTTTAGCTCCTATGCTTTCACCAACTTTTGGGGGAATTTTATTGCAATTTTTTTCATGGAGAAGTATATTTTTTACTCTTTTTATTTTGGGATTTGTATTGTTTTTATTGGTAATTTTTGTTTTAAAAGAAAGCAATCACAACACGCAAGGTAAAAAATTCAATCACAAAGAAGTTTTAAAAAGTTATAAAATCACTTTAAAAGATCGTCGTTTTAATGTATATTTGTTATGTGGAAATTTAATATTTGCTGGATTTTTTGCATATTTGACAGGTTCATCTTTTGTTTTTACAAGAGTTTTTGAACTTAGCGAGCAACAATACGCTGCACTTTTTGGAATTCATGCTTTAGGCTTTTTAATATCTGCTAAAATTAACGCAAAAATGGCACTTAAATATTCTCCATACTACATACTTCCTAGAGCTTTAATAGCCATCACTTTTTTGACTTTTTTACTCATTATAGGCGCTACTTTTGATTTAGGATTTTTTGCTTTTGAACTTCCTTTAATTTTTATCATCGCTTCTTTAGGATTTATCTTGCCAAACACCACAGCTTTAGCAATGTCTAGATCAAAACAAAACGCAGGAAGCGCTTCGGCTCTTTTAGGCTCAACTCAATTTGCAATGGCAGGGATAATGGCTTTTGTAGTAAGTGTTTTAAATGCTAATACACCTATTTTATTAGCAATAATTTTAGGCATTTGCACCTTTTTAGCTTTAACTTCTTATCTTAGCTTGATAAATAAAAGAAAATTAAATAAATTAATTAGAAGATTAAGCGTGAGAAATCACGCTTAA
- a CDS encoding NifU family protein, whose product MPFSDEELIEPVKASLAKTMHILESDGGGLDFLGIKNGIVYVKLTGACNGCPSSGTTLKYGLEKQLKIDIHPDISIVNLAGGESEFAKL is encoded by the coding sequence ATGCCTTTTAGCGATGAGGAATTAATAGAACCTGTGAAAGCAAGCTTAGCAAAAACTATGCATATTTTAGAAAGTGATGGCGGGGGACTTGATTTTTTAGGTATTAAAAATGGCATCGTTTATGTAAAATTAACAGGTGCTTGTAATGGTTGTCCATCTAGCGGCACTACTTTAAAATATGGTTTAGAAAAACAATTAAAAATCGATATACACCCTGATATAAGCATAGTAAATTTAGCAGGTGGAGAAAGCGAATTTGCAAAATTATAA